A section of the Pseudomonadota bacterium genome encodes:
- a CDS encoding DNA-3-methyladenine glycosylase I, whose product MNRCAWVDVDKPHYVHYHDMEWGVPVHDDQKHFEMLILEGAQAGLSWETILKRRENYCRLFKNFDPQKVASMTDKELEILLTDSSIIRNRLKIFSARKNAQVFIKIQQEFGSFDAYVWKFVDGKPKINRPLTLQQIPTFSSESNALSKDLKKRGMSFVGSTIIYAYMQAVGLVDDHTKNCFKVV is encoded by the coding sequence ATGAACCGGTGTGCTTGGGTTGATGTGGATAAACCCCATTATGTTCATTACCATGATATGGAATGGGGCGTTCCTGTCCATGATGATCAAAAACATTTTGAAATGCTTATTCTTGAAGGGGCTCAAGCAGGATTATCATGGGAGACGATTCTTAAACGACGTGAAAATTATTGTCGACTTTTTAAGAATTTTGATCCTCAAAAAGTTGCTTCCATGACAGATAAAGAATTGGAAATTCTCTTAACGGATTCTTCTATTATTCGAAATCGACTGAAAATTTTTTCAGCACGAAAAAATGCCCAGGTTTTTATAAAAATTCAACAGGAATTTGGATCTTTCGATGCCTATGTTTGGAAGTTTGTTGATGGAAAACCTAAAATAAACCGACCTCTTACGCTTCAACAAATTCCCACATTTTCGTCTGAATCGAATGCGCTCTCAAAAGACTTGAAAAAGAGGGGCATGAGCTTTGTTGGATCAACAATTATATATGCGTATATGCAAGCCGTGGGGCTTGTGGATGATCACACGAAGAATTGTTTTAAGGTAGTTTAA